The proteins below come from a single Panicum hallii strain FIL2 chromosome 7, PHallii_v3.1, whole genome shotgun sequence genomic window:
- the LOC112900729 gene encoding amino acid transporter AVT1J-like yields MAVGRSICPPEHVVPVGHDEPLLGRYDAARPAEKAAADGGGGNASFVQTCLNGLNALSGVGLLSVPYALSEGGWLSLALLAAVAAICWYTGLLLQRCMAADPADPAVRTYPDIGERAFGRGGRLLVSAFMYAELYLVAIGFLILDGDNLAKLLPGASVSLGPATLAGRRLFVVLVALAVAPTTWLRSLGVLAYVSATGVFASALIVLSVLWAAAVDGVGFSAPGTTALRPTGLPTALGLYTFCYCGHAVFPTLYTSMKEKSRFPKMLAICFVLCTLNYGSMAVLGYLMYGDGVQSQVTLNLPAARLSSRVAIFTTLINPLSKYALVVTPIATAVEDRIGLSGPAVPVAVRTLLVFSTVAVALAVPFFAYLMALVGSLLSVVACMLLPCVCYVRVLGPPRRAAEAAAIVAILALGSLVVVTGTYSSVVQIAHELF; encoded by the exons ATGGCGGTTGGTAGATCGATCTGTCCTCCAGAACACGTCGTGCCGGTGGGCCACGACGAGCCGCTCCTCGGGCGCTACGATGCTGCGCGGCCGGCCGAGAAGGCCgccgccgacggcggcggcggcaacgcCAGCTTCGTGCAGACATGCCTCAACGGCCTCAATGCCTTGTCAG GGGTTGGGCTGCTGTCGGTGCCCTACGCGCTCTCGGAGGGCGGCTGGCTGAGCCTGGCGCTGCTGGCCGCCGTGGCCGCCATCTGCTGGTAcaccggcctcctcctccagcGCTGCATGGCCGCCGACCCCGCCGACCCCGCCGTCCGGACGTACCCGGACATCGGCGAGCGCGCcttcggccgcggcggccgcctccTCGTCTCGGCCTTCATGTACGCCGAGCTCTACCTAGTCGCCATCGGCTTCCTCATCCTCGACGGGGACAACCTCGCCAAGCTCCTCCCGGGCGCCAGCGTCAGCCTGGGGCCCGCGACGCTCGCCGGGAGGCGCCTGTTCGTCGTGCTCGTCGCGCTCGCGGTCGCGCCCACCACGTGGCTGCGCAGCCTCGGCGTGCTGGCCTACGTCTCCGCGACGGGCGTGTTCGCATCGGCCCTCATCGTCCTCAGCGTGCtctgggccgccgccgtcgacggcGTCGGGTTCTCCGcgccggggacgacggcgctGCGGCCCacggggctccccacggcgctCGGGCTCTACACCTTCTGCTACTGCGGGCACGCCGTGTTCCCGACGCTCTACACCTCCATGAAGGAAAAGTCTCGGTTCCCAAAG ATGCTGGCGATTTGCTTCGTGCTGTGCACGCTCAACTACGGGTCGATGGCCGTGCTCGGGTACCTCATGTACGGCGACGGCGTGCAGTCCCAGGTGACGCTGAACCTCCCCGCGGCGCGGCTCAGCTCCAGGGTCGCCATCTTCACCACGCTGATCAACCCGCTGTCCAAGTACGCGCTGGTGGTCACGCCGATCGCGACGGCCGTCGAGGACAGGATCGGCCTGTCGGGTCCGGCCGTGCCGGTGGCGGTGAGGACGCTGCTGGTGTTCAGCACGGTGGCCGTGGCGCTCGCGGTGCCCTTCTTCGCGTACCTGATGGCGCTGGTGGGGTCGCTGCTCAGCGTCGTCGCGTGCATGCTGCTGCCGTGCGTCTGCTACGTCAGGGTGCTCgggccgccgcggcgcgccgcggaggcggcggcgatcgtGGCGATCCTGGCGCTGGGATCGCTGGTGGTGGTCACGGGCACGTACTCGTCGGTGGTGCAGATTGCCCACGAGCTGTTCTGA